From the Porites lutea chromosome 5, jaPorLute2.1, whole genome shotgun sequence genome, the window CCCATTGATATTTTGTAGGGCGGTTAAGGCAAAAGAGAGCGTCTCTTGAATTTAAATCGCCAGAGGTTGGCACCCTGGTTGGCATCTCTGCAaccaaacaataatattatttttattacaaagtaccACCCTAAAATGATaagtccaaatttaaaaaatttttcgTGATTAGCTTGGCAGGGTTTATATGCTTGTTCCAGACAGagtttttcacaaaattaaGAGGATTAAGATCTTGATGAGATGTCTGTGGCTGGATGATATTGGTTTAATATAATCATAAAGTGACTTTGAAAAAATCGTCAAATATATACCTTAACTGATGTACCAGATTCTGAAATTTCCTCAATTTGTTTTCTCAGAACATAGCACCTTTTTCTTCCTCCAtcagaaaatatattttcacgTCTCCAAAGCGCGTTTGGACCATTTCTTCGTGCTTGATAAGAAAACAAGCTGCAAGGCCATACGCCAGGGTTGGGATTCCtaaattcatcattttcagcaCGTTGAAAACTGTATTCTCTATTCTCAGATCTTGCCAAGGTCTTTTGGAGCAGTGGTATTTAATAAAGGGAAAGCATCCTGTTCTTAGAATGTGGTAGTTCTCGCCATCGACATTCCAGTTGAAATGCGACATAGCAAAGTTATCATTTACAACTGCCTTGTAGCGGACGAAGTAAGAGGTCCATTCCGGAAGGCCACGCCGTCTTAAATGCTGCGTCAATACCTCTGATGCATGGGGCTTCAGCTTAGTCTTCGAGAATAATctaagaatttttctgttcataGCAATGGAAATTAAAAGACGCATTGTAAGAAGTACACTTTCAACATCCAGTAGCCATTTTTTAACCTTGAGACACTAGGCTCCAGGCTACGCGCAAAATTAATTTGTCTTGTTACCAAGCCTACTCAACGATCGATCAGCCGCGAAAAAACATCCATGAAGATGGGCACGTCGAGAAGTTATGATTTTATTTCGTTCCTTGAGGAAGCAAAATATTTATGCGTTATATACGTGCTTCGTTTGTTCACCTTGTAAGGCGGCTAGCTATGAATCAGGCTGGCAATACAGCCCGTAGGCTCGTCTTTGTCGGCAGCCATTTGGAGCCTTGTCTGATTCAGGGGGAGTTTCCTATTCCTAAGTTGAAATCTGGAGAAATCCTTGGGAAGTTTCGAATGGCAACGATATGTGGGTCAGATTTGCACACAATCAGTGGCAGAAGAAAAGAAGCAGTTCCTAGGTCTGTTTACTTATTTTGGCCCcttattttcattgatttttaaTGTTCAAAATTCTCTTTAATGACGGAGGCCTActtaggggtgggggggggggggataggTATGTCCCTACTATATTCCTACCACGTATTCCATGAGAATCTGTTTACCGTGAGATTTTTGTACGTCATCGTGAGACCGCGAGATTGCCCTCAAAATCGTGAGTCTCACAGCAAAACTGTGAGACTTGAAAGGTCTGTAACAGGGCCTCACTCTGTAGGGTGCTTTCCATGATaccaacattttaaattttggtcAAAACGCAAGTGCAGGAACACATGGATGTTTGTCTTAATGGATAAAACAATGCTGTTCCATTTTCAGTGGTCCCTGACTGATTGCTTGATATAATAGATTGCATCCCTTTGAGTTGGTCTCTATTAAATCAGTTTGCCAGTCAGGCACTGCCCCAAGACAGCAACAGGCTTAGTGCCAGACCCTGAATTATGTACATTTATGCAAAGTTGACTAGAGTTGACagttcagtgattttgttggGTGTTAAGAATGGGGTCAATGATTAGTACAGTACTGCAAAATCAATCTTGTGATGATAGATTTAAAGGATTATTGGAGCTGGTTGGTGGAATCTTTCTaaattaaaatgaagaaaaaaatcagtttcaGGGAAGTTTAGCTGATGCTTGGACTCCTGATGACTTCAAAAGATGTTTTTAAGTGGCTGATGAACGGAAACTCTTGCTACACATGCTAGCCTTCCCCCACCAATCGCTCCCCCAATCAAACTCCTTGATCTACTCTAACCTTAACctttctctcccctccccctccccctccattccccttttttgctctcgtcccaattTTCTCGACAAACTCATGTggaaatgcttgctacgcaggctaggggaCAGCAAGTCGTACCTCAAAGGAAAGGGAATCTGAGGTATGAGGAAGGAAGGTTATCCTGGGATACCAATGGGAGTGGGAGTGCATGGTACTTGCAGATCCCCCTTTGATCATATTCACTGCAACTGATAAGCAAAACATCTGGTTTGGAAAGAAGAGGATGGTTTCACATAAAAATTGATCTAAGAGACTTGtgaacattgttttattttagctAGAGCATGAAACTTGCAATTCaactattttttaattattttataagaatattttGCTGATAATTTCTTGCAGCATTCTTGGACATGAGGGTATCATAGAGGTCATCGACCACATGCGTCCCTCAAGTGCCAAGCTGAAGAAGGGTGACAGACTGACATTTCATGTTGTTAACTGTTGTGGTGAGTGTGAACGCTGTAAAGATGGTCTACAACAAAAATGTCTCTCCTTGTTCAAGGTGAGATCCTTTAGTAATATAATGCTCAATGTCAGATCCtgagatagtttttttttttcctgagagtgttctgaggaaaaaaaattacattatcAATTAACTGGTTTCCCAAGGGACTTGGcgttaagtgttttgttatttcCCTGACTTTGTTTTCAATGGCAATAAAGGATAAAAAGTTAACGAAAACAATGTTGGTACATAGTAGCACAAAtgtaaagggacaggttcaccgttcagcgcatgctcatttatcacaatgctgtttttctgccagGACATGTCACTTGtacttgatcaacttaaatctttgcaaatagctgtaaattaatcaaccatggaataaaaccttcaggtcaacaataaattaaaagttcatagtgttggcataatccactgaTGTTTTtggcgattttagtactcctccatcctacttcaggttaccCTGAAATATACTTCTACTTTGATATGCACTCTGAGATCACTGAAATACATGTGTGTGGGATTATTAACCAATTAGaagttagaaataaaaaattggaaaaacatAATTTGATTAATGAGCATGTGCTGAACTGTGAACCTGACCCTTTAACTATCAAAACCACTAGTTGAATGATTTGCAAGTAGAATGAAAGAGTAGTCTCAATACTGAGAAACATTAAAAGCTAAAATGCTACGGAGAAGAGAAGGTTGGAGGCAGAAGATCAGAGATGAGGTGTACAGAGAGGTAGGAAGTGGGAGAGAAGACTTTGGGAAGCAGCAGGAGAGCCATGGATAGGAACCAAGAGAGAAGGATAAAAGGGAAGGAGGGATATAAACCAGGTGATGAGCAGGTGGGAAGTAATTGAGAGAAGAGTTAATGTAAGTTGTGAAAATGGAACGTGGTCAAAAGTAGAGTGTAGGAAACAGGAAAGAATAGTAATGGAACCACTTTGTAGTATGCAGTGCTGTAGTGATGAGAACCAGGAGATGAAGGGGTTGAAGCATGGGAGAAAGGGAACCAAGAGAGAAGGGATTGCTGGAACCAGCGGAGGAGTGTGTGTCAGGACTAAAGAAGACAATGGTCTTTCATTGGCATCACTTTTTTTTAGTATGGTCATGCTCCCATGACAAGTGATTCCCAACTGAATGGATGTTATGCATCACATATCATCCTCCACAGTGGAACACATGTTTCAAAAATCCCTGACCATGTTCAAGACAGAATAGCTTCTCCTGTCAACTGTGCACTGGCAACCATGGTTAATGCAGTGTCTGGACTTGATGGCAGAAACCCTCATCGTGAAACAAGTGCTGTCATTCAGGTATGAGAATGGTATATAAACTGCCTGGTAGACTGATATCATTTGTACATACTGGTACCAAGAATGTGCTTTTGATTTATTAGCAATCTATTTTTTAAAGAGAAGTAGAGGACTGAAACAAAGcaaaccattttttttacatACTTTGCAAACCTGTTGGTTCAAACATATTAAAAAGATACTTCCAAATTATGAAACCAGTAGCTTTTTATGTGTGCAAATCTTTGTCTACCTTATTTCTCTTGCAGGGCTGTGGCCTTCTAGGCATTTATGGCTGTGCACTTCTTCATGAAGCTGGATTTAACAAAGTATTCTGCTCTGACATCAACCCTGAGAGACTGGCAATGGTGAGCAAGTTTGGGGGTATTCCCCTTGTTGCAG encodes:
- the LOC140938486 gene encoding D-altritol 5-dehydrogenase-like — protein: MRYIRASFVHLVRRLAMNQAGNTARRLVFVGSHLEPCLIQGEFPIPKLKSGEILGKFRMATICGSDLHTISGRRKEAVPSILGHEGIIEVIDHMRPSSAKLKKGDRLTFHVVNCCGECERCKDGLQQKCLSLFKYGHAPMTSDSQLNGCYASHIILHSGTHVSKIPDHVQDRIASPVNCALATMVNAVSGLDGRNPHRETSAVIQGCGLLGIYGCALLHEAGFNKVFCSDINPERLAMVSKFGGIPLVAGQQDPSSPKDNSVDAVIEVCGIRSVIPEGIKLLRPGGVYVLVGMVHPDSKMDVTAEQVIRKCITIKGIHNYGPQHLDDAVAFLSRTCSKYPYKELISPPYKLADFFTALQVSQKQTYYRVCVEP